Proteins from a genomic interval of Rhodococcoides fascians A25f:
- a CDS encoding OsmC family protein: MPTRTSRTAWNGTLEQGSGQVELSSSGAATFDVSFPKRAAENADGTTSPEELIAAAHSSCYAMQLSALIAEAGGTPQSLEVTADVSLGPDQPGFKLTGIKLTVRGEVDGLDADGFAKAAQAAKETCPVSKALTGVDITLDASLEG; encoded by the coding sequence ATGCCAACTCGTACCTCACGCACAGCTTGGAACGGCACTCTCGAGCAGGGTTCCGGCCAGGTCGAGCTGTCCAGTTCCGGCGCAGCGACTTTCGACGTCTCGTTTCCCAAGCGCGCCGCCGAGAATGCCGACGGCACCACCAGCCCCGAGGAACTGATCGCAGCTGCTCACTCGAGTTGCTACGCGATGCAGCTGTCGGCCCTGATCGCCGAGGCGGGTGGTACCCCGCAGAGCCTCGAGGTCACCGCCGACGTGTCGCTCGGTCCCGACCAGCCCGGGTTCAAGTTGACGGGTATCAAGCTGACCGTTCGAGGCGAGGTCGACGGTCTCGACGCAGACGGGTTTGCGAAGGCTGCTCAGGCTGCAAAAGAAACGTGTCCCGTCAGCAAGGCGCTGACCGGCGTCGACATCACTTTGGATGCGTCTTTGGAGGGCTGA
- a CDS encoding RBBP9/YdeN family alpha/beta hydrolase produces MAFTTSRRAVIFHGYRATPEDHWFGWLAEQLDSVGISAHIPPLPDPASPNRDCWEAEVAATLGTPGPDTIVVAHSLGCLAVLRHLATLTGPWQLGTLVLVSGFVDRLPALPVLDGFVAGGVMLSTMQDHVESISILRSDDDPIVPPTHTDRLARLLDASVQIVPGAGHFLADDGVTSLPPVFDAVARFR; encoded by the coding sequence ATGGCATTCACAACCAGCAGACGAGCGGTGATCTTCCACGGATACCGGGCAACGCCCGAGGACCATTGGTTCGGTTGGCTCGCCGAGCAATTGGACAGCGTTGGAATCTCTGCGCACATCCCTCCGTTGCCGGATCCCGCGTCGCCGAATCGGGATTGCTGGGAGGCAGAGGTAGCAGCGACGCTCGGGACGCCGGGGCCCGACACGATCGTGGTGGCGCACAGCCTTGGATGCCTCGCCGTACTGCGGCACCTCGCCACCCTCACGGGGCCATGGCAGTTGGGAACGCTCGTCTTGGTCTCGGGGTTCGTCGACAGGCTACCTGCGCTACCCGTTCTCGACGGCTTCGTTGCCGGCGGTGTGATGCTGTCGACGATGCAGGACCACGTCGAGTCGATCTCGATCCTGCGATCGGACGACGACCCGATCGTTCCCCCTACGCACACCGATCGGCTGGCTCGACTGCTCGACGCGTCGGTGCAGATCGTTCCCGGTGCGGGCCACTTTCTCGCCGACGACGGAGTCACCTCCCTGCCACCCGTCTTCGATGCGGTGGCCCGATTTCGCTGA
- a CDS encoding lipase family protein, which produces MKNCSRAVVIAAAVMLASAVMSTPVAGADSLRDFYDAPVPNIAAAAPGEVVRTKPVTSPKGFGLGFDIERILYRSNDTHDDPMVVSGYSMTPTAPWPGPGPRPVIAYAPGTSGMADRCAGSAVLGTVGSSPAILPLLLAGYRVVATDYQGLGTPGGHTYLNRIASGRALLDAARAADADPATPVVLFGYSEGGFASGAAAELAATYAPDLDIVGAYVGAPPADPTLNIDNLDNTTLGSAVLFAVDGMINSYPERAENIRSFFDSDGIAALDAAQNWCTTDPAATDIVHTSDLTRDGRPLIEQLSNPAFVEVTATNTVGRIAPTMPVYLSHAVEDDTVPVEQSRTLRERWQDLGAQVTYREYEFPAIPYKGANHLPGSLAAYSDVLPWIADLMRSS; this is translated from the coding sequence ATGAAGAACTGCTCTCGAGCAGTGGTGATCGCAGCGGCGGTGATGCTGGCGAGTGCAGTGATGTCGACACCGGTGGCGGGTGCCGATTCACTGCGCGACTTCTACGACGCGCCCGTCCCGAACATCGCCGCAGCGGCCCCCGGCGAGGTGGTGCGGACCAAGCCGGTTACCTCACCCAAGGGATTCGGCTTGGGCTTCGACATCGAACGCATCCTCTATCGGTCCAACGACACTCACGACGACCCCATGGTCGTGTCCGGCTACTCCATGACCCCCACCGCTCCGTGGCCTGGCCCCGGCCCGCGGCCGGTGATCGCCTACGCACCCGGCACCTCCGGCATGGCCGACCGCTGCGCTGGATCGGCCGTTCTCGGCACCGTCGGGTCGTCCCCGGCCATCCTGCCGCTGCTCCTCGCCGGATACCGCGTCGTCGCAACCGACTACCAGGGGCTGGGCACTCCCGGCGGACACACGTATCTGAACCGGATCGCCTCGGGCCGCGCTCTGCTGGACGCAGCCAGAGCGGCAGACGCCGACCCAGCCACCCCGGTCGTGTTGTTCGGCTACTCCGAAGGCGGATTCGCGTCGGGGGCCGCCGCCGAACTCGCTGCCACATACGCCCCGGACCTCGATATCGTCGGGGCGTATGTCGGTGCACCACCGGCAGATCCGACGCTCAACATCGACAACCTGGACAACACGACTCTCGGCAGCGCCGTACTCTTCGCCGTCGACGGCATGATCAACTCCTACCCGGAACGAGCGGAGAACATCCGCAGCTTCTTCGACTCCGACGGCATCGCCGCCCTCGATGCCGCGCAGAACTGGTGCACCACCGACCCCGCGGCCACCGACATCGTGCACACCAGCGACCTCACCCGGGACGGCCGACCACTGATCGAGCAGCTGAGCAACCCAGCTTTCGTCGAGGTGACCGCAACGAACACCGTCGGCCGCATCGCCCCCACCATGCCGGTGTACCTGTCGCATGCAGTCGAGGACGACACCGTGCCCGTCGAGCAGAGTCGAACTCTGCGCGAGCGCTGGCAGGATCTGGGCGCACAGGTCACCTACCGCGAGTACGAGTTTCCGGCCATCCCCTACAAGGGCGCGAACCACCTCCCCGGATCACTGGCCGCATACTCCGACGTCCTGCCCTGGATCGCAGACCTCATGCGCTCGAGCTGA
- a CDS encoding putative bifunctional diguanylate cyclase/phosphodiesterase, producing the protein MLWTRFLGLGAIAVVAYAIAPQGLPRNAIYAIVVSATVAAFVHRYVREPGPDKRTWKYMAVGFGSWGIGDALIAVMKIDGGRVPTFSAADVPYLLGYAIIAVGFARAADENGLVFGLEELYECLIVAVGFGLVTWVFVISDGSTRSFSEAMALWPATAYLTVDAFLLTLVGSLYLVTRSATVPLLAAAAGVVMLVSADFASYAAASNTEVYRSTIPNVLWLASNVCFGVVALHDVQKSARRAARPGPFKFGRGRFFGLSVAVAVTPTVMTVQLARGVPVEQWGWVIVGSSALVILLVGFRMARFVRTLRLQAAILEDVARTDAVTGLASRRLLRERLDTMLATRGDSDIFTLVVDIDRFAQINETFGYSVGDSVLREIGHRLVASVRSDDLVGRLGGDQFVVAMRRTSDRIDVCETAAQLQFAVSRKMFVHDINVALDATVGIAAIEESAVCAHRPEGASATPIDGEAMMQQAHVALTAAKAAQTRVGRYEPDMDRDRHDQMRLLGELDTAIRDHQLRVFFQPCLDLESGSVDRVEALLRWQHPREGLIGPSIFLPDAERTGMLPAITALVLDEALAQCSALRRGGINLSVSVNLSVRNLLDETLTEQVSAALAKYAVPAHTLEFEVTETTAMTDPVRSVNALASLRSLGVTIAIDDYGTGYSSLAYLQSLPVQTLKIDRSFVSKMNTDDTDASIVRSTIDLARSLGVRVMAEGVEDAGTLDALRLLGCDGAQGYFLGRPMPAEFLADAVTKLDSETPTKLEWELARERI; encoded by the coding sequence ATGTTGTGGACGCGCTTCCTGGGTCTCGGTGCGATTGCGGTGGTGGCCTACGCAATTGCCCCGCAGGGATTACCCCGGAACGCGATCTACGCAATCGTGGTCTCGGCCACAGTGGCTGCCTTCGTGCACCGCTACGTGCGTGAACCCGGCCCGGACAAGCGGACGTGGAAGTACATGGCCGTCGGCTTCGGCAGCTGGGGCATCGGGGACGCGCTGATAGCTGTGATGAAGATCGACGGTGGTCGGGTACCGACGTTCTCCGCTGCCGACGTGCCCTACCTTCTCGGGTACGCGATCATCGCAGTCGGGTTCGCCCGGGCCGCCGACGAGAACGGTCTGGTGTTCGGGCTGGAGGAACTGTACGAGTGCCTGATCGTCGCCGTCGGATTCGGTCTCGTCACCTGGGTGTTCGTCATCTCCGACGGCTCGACCCGGTCGTTCTCGGAGGCCATGGCCCTGTGGCCGGCAACGGCATACCTCACCGTCGACGCGTTCCTGTTGACCCTCGTCGGCAGTTTGTACCTCGTCACGCGGTCGGCCACAGTTCCCCTTCTGGCCGCGGCAGCAGGGGTAGTGATGCTCGTATCGGCCGACTTCGCGTCCTACGCCGCCGCGAGCAATACCGAGGTCTACCGATCGACGATTCCGAACGTGTTGTGGTTGGCCTCGAACGTCTGCTTCGGAGTGGTCGCCCTGCACGATGTGCAGAAGTCGGCCAGGCGGGCCGCCCGGCCCGGTCCGTTCAAATTCGGTAGGGGACGGTTTTTCGGACTCTCGGTTGCGGTCGCCGTGACACCGACGGTGATGACTGTGCAGCTGGCCCGCGGCGTCCCCGTCGAGCAATGGGGTTGGGTCATCGTGGGATCCTCGGCGCTGGTCATCCTGCTTGTCGGGTTCCGGATGGCGCGCTTCGTGCGAACTCTGCGACTGCAGGCCGCCATTCTCGAGGACGTTGCCCGTACGGACGCGGTGACCGGACTCGCCAGTCGGCGTCTGCTGCGGGAGCGGTTGGACACGATGCTCGCAACTCGCGGTGATTCGGACATCTTCACGCTGGTGGTCGACATCGACCGCTTCGCGCAGATCAACGAGACGTTCGGCTACAGCGTCGGCGACAGTGTGCTGCGTGAGATCGGCCATCGACTCGTCGCATCGGTTCGATCCGACGATCTGGTCGGACGCCTCGGTGGTGATCAATTCGTTGTGGCGATGCGCAGAACTTCCGATCGGATCGATGTGTGCGAGACCGCCGCACAGCTGCAGTTCGCCGTCAGTCGCAAGATGTTCGTCCACGACATCAACGTCGCCCTCGATGCGACGGTCGGAATAGCGGCCATCGAAGAGTCGGCGGTATGTGCACACCGGCCGGAGGGCGCATCGGCGACGCCGATCGACGGTGAGGCGATGATGCAGCAGGCTCACGTAGCGCTGACTGCGGCCAAGGCAGCGCAGACCAGAGTCGGTCGATACGAACCCGACATGGATCGTGACCGCCACGATCAGATGCGGTTGCTGGGCGAGCTCGACACTGCGATTCGGGATCATCAGCTTCGGGTGTTCTTCCAGCCGTGCCTGGATCTGGAATCGGGCAGCGTCGATCGCGTCGAAGCTCTGCTGCGGTGGCAGCATCCACGTGAGGGCTTGATCGGTCCGTCGATCTTTCTGCCCGACGCCGAGCGCACCGGCATGCTGCCCGCCATCACCGCGTTGGTGCTCGACGAGGCGTTGGCGCAGTGCAGCGCGCTACGGCGGGGCGGCATCAATCTGTCTGTCTCGGTGAATCTTTCGGTCCGGAATCTGCTCGACGAGACGCTCACCGAACAGGTGTCGGCTGCGCTGGCCAAGTACGCGGTGCCCGCGCACACCCTGGAATTCGAGGTCACCGAAACAACCGCGATGACCGACCCCGTGCGTTCGGTGAACGCGCTGGCGTCCCTGCGCAGCCTGGGGGTGACCATCGCTATCGACGATTACGGCACCGGGTACAGCTCGTTGGCGTATCTGCAGAGTCTGCCGGTGCAGACGCTCAAGATCGACCGCTCGTTCGTGTCGAAGATGAACACCGACGACACCGATGCGTCGATCGTGCGCTCGACCATCGACCTGGCTCGAAGCCTCGGGGTACGAGTGATGGCAGAGGGGGTCGAGGACGCGGGCACGCTCGATGCGCTCCGACTGCTCGGGTGCGACGGTGCCCAGGGCTACTTCCTGGGTAGACCGATGCCCGCAGAGTTCCTGGCCGACGCCGTGACGAAACTTGATTCGGAGACGCCGACGAAACTCGAGTGGGAACTCGCTCGCGAACGCATCTGA
- a CDS encoding alpha/beta fold hydrolase: protein MPLAKLNGIDLNYDVTGDGPLVVLVMGTGSPGRVWRTHQVPTLVKQGYRVVTFDNRGIAPSSECAGGMMLDDLVADTAALVEHLGGGPARVVGTSMGARVTQELALARPDLVSHAVMMATFGKTTTFRAQMSKGEKDLHDAGIELPASYRAAMTAMQNFSPKTLADDSAIGDWLAVLEYSGGRKTAGMRAQIGLEMRSGTDRLAAYRAIRAKSLVIGFADDRMIPVQQCRDVAAAIPGAQYVEIADTGHFGYLERPDAVNAALGEFLSR, encoded by the coding sequence ATGCCGCTCGCGAAGCTCAACGGAATCGACCTCAACTACGACGTGACCGGCGACGGTCCGCTGGTGGTGCTGGTGATGGGCACCGGTAGTCCGGGACGAGTGTGGCGAACCCATCAGGTTCCGACCCTGGTGAAGCAGGGATACCGGGTCGTCACATTCGACAATCGCGGCATCGCACCGTCTTCCGAGTGCGCAGGCGGGATGATGCTCGACGACCTGGTGGCCGACACCGCTGCCCTCGTCGAGCACCTCGGTGGTGGCCCCGCGCGCGTCGTGGGTACCTCGATGGGTGCCCGCGTCACCCAGGAATTGGCTTTGGCCCGGCCGGATCTGGTGTCGCATGCAGTGATGATGGCCACCTTCGGTAAGACCACCACCTTTCGTGCGCAGATGTCGAAGGGCGAGAAGGATCTCCACGACGCCGGAATCGAACTTCCCGCGTCGTACCGCGCGGCAATGACTGCGATGCAGAACTTTTCACCGAAAACCCTGGCCGACGACAGTGCGATCGGTGACTGGCTGGCAGTTCTCGAATATTCGGGCGGCAGGAAGACGGCGGGAATGCGGGCGCAGATCGGACTCGAAATGCGCTCCGGGACAGACCGATTGGCGGCGTATCGGGCAATCAGGGCGAAATCTCTGGTGATCGGATTCGCCGACGACCGCATGATTCCGGTGCAGCAGTGCCGCGACGTTGCCGCCGCGATACCCGGTGCGCAGTACGTCGAAATCGCCGACACCGGTCACTTCGGCTACCTCGAACGCCCCGATGCGGTCAACGCCGCGCTCGGGGAGTTTCTCTCGCGGTAG
- a CDS encoding A/G-specific adenine glycosylase, which yields MPIDAEALLGWFDTDGRDLPWRSPGVSAWQILMSEIMLQQTPVVRVAPIWEQWVQRWPVPSAMAASSQAEVLRAWGKLGYPRRALRLHECSRVLAEEYGDEVPSDVETLLSLPGIGAYTARAVATFAYGQRVPVVDTNVRRVVARAQHGNAEPGNPSTSRDLADVEQLLPVSVPRAARYSAALMELGALICTAKNPACLLCPLPECAWIEAGRPAHTGPAKKVQKFAGTDRQVRGKLMSVLRESTGPVERAQLDIVWPTDPTQRDRALDSLLTDGLIEQTESGLFALAGEGSDG from the coding sequence TTGCCGATCGATGCCGAGGCTCTGCTCGGGTGGTTCGACACCGACGGACGCGACCTGCCGTGGCGTAGTCCGGGCGTCAGCGCCTGGCAGATCCTGATGAGCGAGATCATGCTGCAGCAGACTCCGGTGGTGCGGGTGGCACCCATCTGGGAGCAGTGGGTGCAGCGGTGGCCGGTGCCCTCGGCGATGGCCGCGTCCTCCCAGGCCGAGGTACTGCGTGCGTGGGGCAAGTTGGGCTATCCGCGTCGAGCGCTGCGGTTGCACGAGTGCTCGCGAGTGCTCGCCGAGGAGTACGGCGACGAGGTGCCGAGCGACGTGGAGACACTGCTGAGCCTGCCGGGCATCGGTGCCTACACAGCAAGAGCGGTCGCGACTTTTGCTTACGGTCAGCGAGTTCCGGTGGTGGACACCAATGTTCGACGCGTTGTCGCGCGTGCGCAGCATGGCAACGCCGAGCCCGGAAATCCGTCCACCTCGAGGGATCTGGCCGATGTGGAACAGCTGCTTCCGGTGAGCGTCCCGCGGGCCGCTCGATACTCGGCGGCATTGATGGAGCTCGGCGCGTTGATCTGCACCGCCAAGAATCCTGCGTGTCTACTGTGCCCGCTGCCGGAGTGCGCCTGGATCGAGGCGGGCAGACCGGCGCACACCGGTCCTGCGAAGAAGGTCCAGAAGTTCGCGGGCACCGACCGACAGGTTCGCGGCAAACTCATGTCGGTGCTGCGCGAGAGCACCGGCCCCGTCGAGCGAGCTCAGCTCGACATCGTCTGGCCCACCGACCCGACCCAGCGCGATCGAGCTCTCGATTCACTGCTGACCGACGGGTTGATCGAACAAACCGAATCGGGATTGTTCGCCCTCGCGGGTGAGGGCTCGGACGGCTGA
- a CDS encoding alpha/beta fold hydrolase, translating into MLYDEGGSGRSILLLHGLMGSAATWRRQVPWLREFGHVHTYDAPGHRRPAPAELTTESFVADLLQNLESLGPSVLIGHSMGALHGWCAAARRPDLVTALVVEDIAPDFRGRTADDWATMMRAWPQPFPDADAVRAFFGDVAGQYFLDSFERDDAGWRLHGDIDTFEAISQEWGTRHFWNEWDAVDAPVLLIEGEHTITPAGQMRQMHARNPESTYVRIENAAHLIHDECPERYRAAVEGFLSTLR; encoded by the coding sequence ATGCTCTACGACGAGGGTGGATCCGGCCGTTCGATACTGCTGCTGCACGGGTTGATGGGCAGTGCGGCCACCTGGCGTCGACAGGTTCCGTGGCTTCGAGAATTCGGGCACGTGCACACCTACGACGCACCCGGGCACCGGCGGCCGGCACCGGCCGAGCTCACGACGGAGTCGTTCGTAGCGGACCTTCTGCAGAATCTGGAGTCGCTCGGCCCGAGTGTGTTGATCGGCCATTCGATGGGGGCGCTGCACGGCTGGTGCGCGGCAGCACGGCGACCCGACCTGGTGACCGCCCTCGTCGTCGAAGACATCGCGCCGGACTTCCGGGGCCGCACCGCCGACGATTGGGCCACCATGATGCGGGCATGGCCGCAACCCTTTCCCGACGCGGATGCGGTGCGTGCGTTTTTCGGAGACGTTGCAGGACAATACTTTCTGGACTCCTTCGAGCGCGATGACGCCGGCTGGCGACTGCACGGCGACATCGACACCTTCGAGGCGATCTCGCAGGAATGGGGTACGCGTCATTTCTGGAACGAATGGGATGCCGTCGATGCTCCGGTGTTGCTGATCGAGGGCGAACACACCATCACACCGGCCGGACAGATGAGACAGATGCACGCACGCAATCCCGAATCGACGTATGTGCGGATCGAGAACGCAGCGCACCTGATTCACGACGAGTGCCCCGAGCGATATCGCGCGGCCGTCGAGGGGTTCCTGAGCACACTAAGATGA
- a CDS encoding SCO6745 family protein, with product MTTSTALARVAYKTLEPFHVTAYFNPELGTAYEDTGLDGHAWYVGARAAPMGPCAPSVVAAAFYNFNPVLIERAWPAAVAVGLDAVSDRRWALLDSVLGTALGSLADDPALATLAGRLGDIGDTASFAGRPLSAAWHSTERPDVPHLALWHSITVLREWRGDGHLAALIDAELDPTEAAVFHEAVRPTPQPGRRALGKRITQLTRQWSESEWDSAAARLATRGLLTTSADGETLTDNGTALDQHIEERTDAMASAVWNNVPDAEQLITSARPYVKAVIDAGFLPGTKKKAS from the coding sequence ATGACCACTTCGACAGCCCTCGCCCGTGTCGCCTACAAGACTCTCGAACCCTTTCACGTCACCGCCTACTTCAATCCCGAGTTGGGGACGGCCTACGAGGACACCGGACTCGACGGTCATGCCTGGTACGTCGGTGCACGGGCCGCCCCGATGGGCCCGTGCGCGCCGAGTGTCGTTGCGGCTGCGTTCTACAACTTCAACCCGGTGCTGATCGAGCGCGCGTGGCCTGCCGCTGTGGCCGTCGGTCTGGATGCGGTGTCCGACCGTCGGTGGGCACTGCTCGATTCCGTTCTCGGAACGGCTCTCGGCTCCTTGGCGGACGACCCGGCGCTCGCCACGTTGGCTGGCCGTCTGGGCGATATCGGCGACACCGCCTCGTTCGCCGGTCGGCCGCTCTCCGCAGCGTGGCATTCCACCGAACGACCCGACGTGCCGCATCTTGCCCTCTGGCATTCGATCACCGTTCTGCGTGAATGGCGCGGCGACGGCCACCTCGCCGCCTTGATCGACGCAGAACTCGACCCGACGGAAGCGGCCGTGTTCCACGAGGCCGTCCGCCCGACCCCGCAGCCCGGCCGCCGAGCACTCGGCAAGCGCATCACGCAGCTGACGAGGCAGTGGTCCGAGAGCGAATGGGACTCGGCCGCAGCACGACTCGCCACCCGCGGACTGCTCACCACCTCTGCCGACGGTGAGACTCTGACCGACAACGGCACCGCTCTCGATCAGCACATCGAAGAGCGCACCGATGCCATGGCGTCGGCAGTGTGGAACAACGTCCCGGACGCGGAGCAGTTGATCACGAGCGCACGGCCGTATGTGAAGGCCGTGATCGACGCCGGTTTCCTGCCGGGGACGAAGAAGAAAGCGTCCTAG
- a CDS encoding MerR family transcriptional regulator, which yields MLISELAARTGVSARALRHYESREVLVPHRDANGYRVYAESDVLRVLQIKSMIAAGLTTATIARYLECARSGDHGITLDMCPRLRAEVDALSDRLDRQQAALEETRERLGALTS from the coding sequence ATGTTGATCAGCGAGCTCGCTGCACGAACCGGGGTGTCGGCGCGCGCCCTGCGCCACTACGAAAGTCGCGAGGTGCTCGTCCCCCACCGCGATGCCAACGGCTACCGCGTGTACGCCGAGTCCGACGTGCTGCGCGTGCTGCAGATCAAGTCGATGATCGCCGCGGGGCTCACGACGGCCACGATCGCTCGGTACCTCGAATGCGCACGAAGCGGCGACCACGGCATCACCTTGGACATGTGTCCCCGACTCCGTGCGGAGGTGGACGCGCTGTCGGACCGATTGGATCGACAACAAGCCGCTCTCGAGGAGACTCGCGAGCGCCTGGGCGCACTCACCTCGTAG
- a CDS encoding antibiotic biosynthesis monooxygenase family protein has protein sequence MAIVKINAIDVPEGAGPELEKRFAARAGTVDGSPGFLGFQLLRPVKGESRYFVVTQWEDEESFQAWSGGPSRQAHAGSGEGKPVSSGASLLEFEVVLDVPATS, from the coding sequence ATGGCCATTGTGAAGATCAACGCGATCGACGTACCGGAGGGCGCAGGCCCCGAACTCGAGAAGCGCTTCGCCGCGCGCGCCGGAACCGTCGACGGCTCCCCCGGATTCCTCGGGTTCCAACTCCTCCGGCCGGTCAAGGGTGAATCGCGCTACTTCGTCGTCACCCAATGGGAAGACGAGGAGTCGTTCCAGGCCTGGTCCGGTGGACCGTCTCGCCAGGCACACGCCGGTTCCGGTGAGGGCAAACCGGTTTCGTCGGGAGCGTCACTGCTCGAATTCGAGGTTGTGCTGGACGTGCCTGCCACATCGTGA
- a CDS encoding carbonic anhydrase: protein MPASNPIAAWKSLKEGNQRFVSGEVLHPSQGIEDRARLESAQHPGAILFGCADSRVAAEIIFDQGLGDMFVVRTAGHVVDSAVLGSIEYGVAVLNAPLIVVLGHDHCGAVQATVDALESGDVPGGYIRDVVERVTPSVLSARRDGYQAVDEFEARHVEETGNLLMQRSRIVAEKVEAGELAIVGLTYQLSKGHAQLREVIGDIGEQPA, encoded by the coding sequence ATGCCTGCTTCGAATCCGATCGCTGCCTGGAAGTCACTCAAGGAAGGCAACCAACGGTTCGTCTCCGGAGAGGTCCTGCACCCGTCGCAGGGCATCGAGGACCGTGCTCGTCTCGAGAGCGCTCAGCATCCCGGTGCCATCCTGTTCGGCTGCGCCGACTCGCGCGTTGCGGCCGAGATCATCTTCGATCAGGGCCTCGGTGACATGTTCGTCGTTCGCACCGCCGGTCACGTGGTCGACTCCGCCGTCCTCGGTTCCATCGAGTACGGCGTCGCGGTGCTGAACGCGCCACTGATCGTGGTGCTCGGCCACGATCACTGCGGTGCAGTGCAGGCGACCGTCGATGCCCTCGAAAGCGGAGACGTCCCCGGTGGCTACATCCGCGACGTCGTCGAGCGCGTCACCCCGTCGGTGCTCTCGGCCCGCCGCGACGGCTACCAGGCCGTCGACGAGTTCGAGGCACGGCACGTCGAGGAGACCGGCAATCTTTTGATGCAGCGCTCCCGCATCGTGGCCGAGAAGGTAGAGGCCGGGGAACTCGCGATCGTCGGCCTCACCTACCAGCTGTCGAAGGGGCACGCTCAGCTCCGCGAGGTCATCGGCGACATCGGCGAACAGCCCGCCTGA
- the disA gene encoding DNA integrity scanning diadenylate cyclase DisA, with protein sequence MEGTTPSPALRETIARLAPGTALRDGLERILRGRTGGLIVLGYDEEVEAICDGGFELDVEFAPTRLRELSKMDGAVVLSTDGKRIVRSNVQLVPDHKIPTVESGTRHRAAERTAMQTGYPVVSVSQSMSIVSVYIGGIRHVVEGSATILSRANQAVATLERYKARLDENTRQLSVVEIEDFVTLRDALTVAQRLEMVRRVSVEIEQNVLELGTDGRQLALQLEELLGDNDVDRQLVVRDYLAGNEPSSTTGVEKALAALDKLTDVDLLDLTTLARAFGYPATIEALDTPMSPRGYRVLTRVPRLQFSQIHRLVGAFGTLQGLLAATAADLQSVDGIGGLWARHIREGLSRLAEASISGPYD encoded by the coding sequence ATGGAGGGCACCACGCCGTCCCCAGCGTTGCGCGAGACCATTGCTCGGCTCGCACCGGGGACTGCGCTGCGTGACGGCCTGGAGCGAATTCTGCGCGGCCGCACCGGCGGGTTGATCGTCCTCGGGTACGACGAAGAAGTCGAAGCGATCTGCGACGGAGGCTTCGAGCTCGATGTCGAGTTCGCCCCGACCAGGCTTCGCGAGTTGTCGAAAATGGATGGCGCAGTGGTGCTTTCGACCGACGGCAAGCGCATCGTTCGGTCCAATGTCCAGCTGGTGCCCGACCACAAGATTCCTACGGTCGAATCCGGTACTCGGCACCGCGCCGCCGAGCGCACCGCCATGCAGACCGGCTATCCCGTTGTCTCCGTGAGCCAGTCGATGAGCATCGTCAGCGTGTACATCGGCGGCATCAGACACGTCGTCGAGGGCTCGGCCACCATCCTCTCTCGCGCCAATCAGGCCGTCGCGACCCTCGAGCGTTACAAGGCCCGGCTCGACGAGAACACCCGTCAACTCTCGGTCGTCGAGATCGAGGACTTCGTGACTCTGCGCGACGCCCTGACCGTCGCGCAGCGGCTCGAGATGGTGCGACGAGTGTCGGTGGAGATCGAACAGAACGTTCTCGAACTCGGCACCGACGGCCGCCAGCTCGCCCTGCAGCTCGAAGAGTTGTTGGGCGACAACGACGTCGATCGCCAACTGGTGGTGCGCGACTACCTGGCCGGCAACGAGCCGTCGAGCACCACCGGGGTGGAGAAGGCACTCGCCGCCCTCGACAAGCTGACCGACGTCGATCTGCTGGATCTGACCACTCTGGCCCGCGCCTTCGGCTACCCCGCGACCATCGAGGCCCTCGACACCCCGATGAGTCCTCGCGGGTATCGGGTACTGACGCGCGTTCCGCGGTTGCAGTTCAGCCAGATTCACCGACTCGTCGGTGCCTTCGGCACGCTGCAGGGGCTACTGGCCGCCACTGCTGCCGATCTGCAGTCGGTCGACGGAATCGGTGGACTGTGGGCCCGACACATCAGGGAAGGCCTCTCCAGACTGGCGGAGGCCTCGATCTCGGGTCCGTACGACTAG